The Caldicellulosiruptor obsidiansis OB47 genome segment ATTTCAATTGCCTTTTCTTCGTCAATCTTCGAATAGTCACCATCCAAGATTGGTAACCTCATTGCACCAAATCCAAGAGCAGATACCATAAAGTCTGTTTTCCCAAAGGGTCTGTATTTCATTTCAAAAACCCCTCCAGTGTATGGTTTATTTAAAAATGTGTTATGTTTATATTTTACCTTACTTTAAAAAGATTATAAACACAAAAAAGCTGCAGAAAATTCTCTGCAGCTTTTAGATATTTTCACAAATAATTTTTCCCATCTGCTTTGTTCCAACAAGTTTGCAATTTTCTGTATAGATATCTCTTGTTCTATATCCCTCTTTGAGAGCAATCTTGACAGCATTTTCTATAGCCTTTGCAGCATCTTCCATATCAAAGCTGTAGCGAAGCATCATTGCAGCAGACAAAATTGTTGCAACAGGATTTGCCAAATCCTGTCCTGCAATGTCAGGTGCTGTGCCGTGAATTGGCTCGTAAAGTCCTATACTTCCTTCACCAAGTGAAGCTGAGGCAAGCATACCAATCGACCCTACTATCATTGATGCCTCATCAGACAAAATGTCACCGAACATGTTGGAAGTAAGTATAACATCAAACTGTGATGGGTCTTTTACAAGCTGCATTGACGCATTGTCAACATACATGTGGTTTAGCTCAACATCTGGATAATCTTTTGCAATCCTGCTTACAACCTCACGCCACAGCCTTGAAGATTCTAAGATATTTGCTTTGTCAACCGAAGTTACCTTTTTTCTCCTCTTTTTTGCAGCCTCAAATGCAACTTTTGCTATCCTTTCTATTTCACTTACTGAATAAATCTCTGTATCATACGCAACCTCTTCACCATTTCTTATTTCTCTTCCCTTTGGACCAAAATACATACCACCAATAAGTTCTCTTACAACCAAGATATCAATGCCTTTAGATACAATTTCTCTTCTAAGAGGAGATGAATCTTTTAATTCATCGTATAGCACAGCAGGTCGAAGGTTTGCATAAACTTTTAGTCCACCTCTTAACTTCAAAAGAGCCTGTTCGGGTCTTAAATTACCTGGGAGATTATCCCATTTTGGTCCTCCCACAGCACCCAAAAGTGTTGCTTCACATTTTTTAACCAGTTCCAAATCTTCATCTCTAATTGGTACACCATATTTGTCAATTGCGCATCCGCCAGCGTCAATGAAGATATAATCAAATTTTATTCCAAATTTTGAAGATACTTTATCAAGAACAAGAAGTGCTTGCTCAATCACCTCAGGACCTATTCCATCACCAGGAATTACAGCTATCCTATGCATTTTTTTTCAACTCTCCTTTTACAAACTCTATTAGTCCGCCTGCCTTCATTATATTTTGCATAAACTCTGGAAACGGTTTTGCCTTGAACTCTTTATTTTTTGTAATATTTTTTATAACTCCATTTACAAGGTCAATTTCAACCTCATCGCCAGCTTCTATTCCATTCACAGCTTCTTCGCATTCAACAATAGGAAGACCAATGTTTATAGCATTTCTGTAAAATATTCTCGCAAACGACTTAGCAATCACACACGAAACTCCGCATGCCTTTATAGCAATTGGTGCATGCTCTCTTGACGAACCGCAACCAAAGTTCTTCCCTGCAACCAAAATGTCACCTTTTTGAACCTTGTTCACAAACTCTTTGTCTAAATCCTCCAAACAATGTTTTGCAAGTTCAGCCGGGTCAGATGTATTAAGATATCTTGCAGGGATTATAACATCTGTATCAATATTATCATAATACTTGTGAGCTTTTCCTTTGAAAATCATCACTCTTCATCTCCCTTCATACCAAGCTCTTCTGGTGACCCGATATAGCCTAAAACTGCTGATGCTGCAGCAATTGCAGGTGATGACAGATAAACTTCACTATTTGGATGACCCATTCTGCCAACAAAGTTTCTATTTGTTGTAGCAAGAGCTTTCTCACCATCTGCCAAAATTCCCATATGTCCTCCAAGACATGGACCGCATGTTGGTGTCGATACAACACATCCAGCGTCGATGAATATTTCAATGAGCCCCTCTTTTAATGCTTGCTTGTATATATTCTGTGTTGCAGGGAATATAATACATCTGAGACCTTTTTTAACCTTTCTACCTTTTAGTATCTTTGCTGCAATCCTCAAATCTTCAATTCTACCATTTGTGCAAGAGCCAATTACCACCTGGTCAATATAAATCCTTTCTGTTATCTCATCAATTGTCTTTGTGTTTTCTGGAAGGTGCGGGAAGGCTACTGTAGGTCTTACTTTTGAAATATCTATCTCAAATACCTGTGAATACTCTGCATCCTCGTCTGCCTTAAAGATTTTATAAGGCTTTGT includes the following:
- the leuB gene encoding 3-isopropylmalate dehydrogenase, which codes for MHRIAVIPGDGIGPEVIEQALLVLDKVSSKFGIKFDYIFIDAGGCAIDKYGVPIRDEDLELVKKCEATLLGAVGGPKWDNLPGNLRPEQALLKLRGGLKVYANLRPAVLYDELKDSSPLRREIVSKGIDILVVRELIGGMYFGPKGREIRNGEEVAYDTEIYSVSEIERIAKVAFEAAKKRRKKVTSVDKANILESSRLWREVVSRIAKDYPDVELNHMYVDNASMQLVKDPSQFDVILTSNMFGDILSDEASMIVGSIGMLASASLGEGSIGLYEPIHGTAPDIAGQDLANPVATILSAAMMLRYSFDMEDAAKAIENAVKIALKEGYRTRDIYTENCKLVGTKQMGKIICENI
- the leuD gene encoding 3-isopropylmalate dehydratase small subunit, whose translation is MIFKGKAHKYYDNIDTDVIIPARYLNTSDPAELAKHCLEDLDKEFVNKVQKGDILVAGKNFGCGSSREHAPIAIKACGVSCVIAKSFARIFYRNAINIGLPIVECEEAVNGIEAGDEVEIDLVNGVIKNITKNKEFKAKPFPEFMQNIMKAGGLIEFVKGELKKNA